A region of Drosophila suzukii chromosome 2L, CBGP_Dsuzu_IsoJpt1.0, whole genome shotgun sequence DNA encodes the following proteins:
- the Akap200 gene encoding A-kinase anchor protein 200 isoform X3: protein MGKAQSKRSIDITTDPKKVGEGDEVAGKVEKIDVDQKTDAPAVNGDAATPKEGGDEAATGEKKETEEHSENDKDLTTEKSAAAAEGGDAAAVETAKGEEGSPKEGAAGEDITPLADESIKSKSKKDKVKKKWSFRSISFGKKDKQKPAKSEEAVSPTSGTTSPTTAEAEAAPAADGAAAEPAAATNGEADKPAENATAESSSEAASKDEAKPAENGSASEQEKQANGEAEKAAPAPATVVEEAAKPKPVEEPATVTATESNTTATATATVTATEEAAVKESSQPEPEVVTNGHGAGEALTNGSSNGHAESPVAETAPAADNIPSNNVDDEQPHQNGTNGTTTPPPTPVAVETEKGQQIEVDLAKDLKEKNAAADVTTQEQLPVTCE, encoded by the exons ATGGGTAAAGCTCAGAGCAAGCGTTCAATCGACATCACCACCGATCCCAAGAAGGTCGGCGAGGGCGATGAGGTGGCCGGCAAGGTGGAGAAGATTGATGTGGACCAGAAGACGGACGCACCGGCGGTGAATGGGGATGCTGCCACGCCCAAAGAGGGAGGCGATGAAGCGGCGACAGGAGAG AAAAAGGAAACGGAGGAGCATTCCGAGAACGACAAAGATCTGACCACCGAAAAGAGTGCCGCAGCTGCTGAGGGTGGCGATGCGGCCGCCGTTGAAACTGCCAAGGGTGAGGAGGGCTCCCCCAAGGAGGGCGCCGCTGGCGAGGACATCACCCCGCTGGCCGATGAAAGCATCAAGTCCAAGTCCAAGAAGGACAAGGTCAAAAAGAAGTGGTCCTTCCGCAGCATCTCCTTTGGCAAGAAGGATAAACAGAAGCCGGCCAAGTCGGAGGAGGCTGTCTCGCCCACCTCTGGCACAACGTCGCCCACGACGGCCGAAGCAGAAGCTGCTCCTGCCGCAGATGGTGCTGCCGCGGAGCCAGCGGCTGCCACAAATGGCGAGGCCGACAAGCCAGCTGAG AATGCCACTGCTGAGAGCAGCAGCGAGGCGGCGTCCAAGGATGAGGCCAAGCCCGCCGAGAACGGATCAGCGAGCGAGCAGGAGAAACAGGCCAACGGAGAAGCCGAAAAGGCGGCGCCAGCACCAGCCACAGTTGTTGAGGAAGCGGCAAAGCCCAAGCCCGTCGAGGAACCAGCCACAGTCACTGCCACCGAGTCGAACACCACTGCCACTGCCACCGCCACTGTAACTGCCACCGAAGAAGCTGCCGTAAAAGAGAGTTCCCAGCCAGAGCCCGAAGTGGTTACCAATGGACATGGAGCCGGAGAGGCGCTGACCAATGGATCAAGCAATGGACACGCCGAATCCCCGGTGGCCGAGACCGCACCAGCCGCTGACAACATTCCAAGCAACAACGTTGATGACGAGCAGCCGCACCAGAATGGCACCAATGGCACCACCACGCCCCCGCCCACTCCCGTGGCCGTTGAGACCGAGAAGGGACAGCAAATTGAG GTGGATCTCGCCAAGGATCTGAAGGAGAAGAATGCCGCGGCAGACGTTACAACACAGGAACAACTGCCCGTTACATGCGAATAA
- the Naglu gene encoding alpha-N-acetylglucosaminidase: MHLKWNLALALLAVLCLQRGHGTKLDFNGVAGREMGLHLAAHLAPGTPPKVQETAAMAVISRVIGARSSQLFQVQVNKRIAIRSFQISMLDDGRILLVGWDGVSVCKAFHHYLKYVLNKDVDWFKVRIELPYNLKLPNVTIESTSASPIIYHQNVCTWSYSFAWWDFEQWRRHLDWMALMGISLTIAPIQEAIWVEVYTEMGLSREEIDAHLAGPAFQAWQRMGNIRGWAGPLKPEWRRLQLLLQQEILAAQRNLGMSVALPAFAGHVPRALKRLHPNSTFMEVQRWNQFPDRYCCGLFVEPTEPLFNQVAESFLSRVVSTYGSNHIFFCDPFNELEPPVAKPDYMRSTAAAIYESMRGIDPQAVWLLQGWMFVKNPFWTTDMAKAFLTAVPRGRILVLDLQSEQFPQYELTNSYFGQPFVWCMLHNFGGTLGMFGSAKLINSGIEAARRLPNSSMVGTGITPEGIGQNYVMYSFTLERGWSDSPLDLDSWFSHFPHTRYGVKDERLEQAWLLLKDSVYSFRGLQKMRGQYVVTRRPSFNQEPFTWYNASEVLDAWHLLLSARAIIPLEDDRYDMYEHDLVDITRQFLQINADQLYINLRSAYRKRQVPRFEYLSGKLLQLLDDMELILASGYNFLLGNWLEQAKRAALNDEDRRNFEFNARNQITAWGPDGQILDYACKQWSGLVRDYYAPRWSLFLEDVNVALHSQQPFNGTAFKQKVSQRIELPFSNKTDIYPLEPVGNTWLISQNIFETWKAYSKDTQFLHNNRLSVPRKFGPK, encoded by the exons ATGCATCTGAAATGGAATCTGGCCTTGGCCTTGCTAGCTGTTCTTTGTCTGCAGCGTGGACACGGAACGAAACTGGACTTTAATGGGGTTGCAGGTCGTGAAATGGGACTCCATTTGGCTGCCCACTTGGCGCCTGGTACTCCACCAAAGGTCCAGGAGACCGCTGCCATGGCGGTAATCAGTAGAGTAATCGGCGCACGATCCTCTCAATTGTTTCAGGTGCAGGTCAATAAGCGAATAGCAATACGCAGCTTTCAG ATTAGCATGCTGGACGATGGCCGTATCCTGCTGGTGGGATGGGATGGCGTCTCCGTGTGCAAGGCCTTCCATCACTACCTAAAATACGTCCTGAATAAGGACGTGGATTGGTTCAAGGTGCGCATCGAGTTGCCCTACAATCTAAAGTTACCCAATGTGACCATAGAATCGACATCAGCGAGTCCCATCATCTATCACCAGAACGTGTGCACCTGGAGCTACAGCTTTGCGTGGTGGGACTTTGAGCAATGGCGCCGCCACCTGGATTGGATGGCCCTAATGGGCATCAGCCTGACCATTGCCCCCATCCAGGAAGCCATCTGGGTGGAGGTGTACACGGAGATGGGCCTCAGTCGCGAGGAAATCGATGCTCATTTGGCTGGTCCTGCCTTTCAGGCCTGGCAACGCATGGGCAACATCCGCGGATGGGCTGGACCCCTGAAGCCGGAGTGGCGACGCCTGCAACTGCTCCTCCAGCAGGAGATCCTCGCTGCCCAGCGGAATTTGGGCATGAGCGTCGCCTTGCCCGCTTTTGCCGGCCATGTGCCACGGGCTCTGAAACGTCTGCATCCGAACTCCACCTTCATGGAGGTCCAGCGATGGAATCAGTTTCCCGATCGCTATTGCTGCGGTCTCTTTGTGGAACCCACGGAGCCGCTTTTCAACCAGGTAGCCGAGAGTTTCCTGAGTCGCGTGGTGTCCACCTACGGTTCAAATCACATTTTTTTCTGTGATCCCTTCAACGAACTGGAGCCCCCAGTAGCCAAACCGGATTACATGCGATCTACAGCGGCGGCTATATACGAATCCATGCGGGGTATTGATCCTCAGGCTGTTTGGCTGCTACAGGGTTGGATGTTCGTTAAGAATCCCTTTTGGACCACGGACATGGCGAAGGCTTTCCTCACAGCCGTGCCGCGTGGCCGTATCCTGGTGCTCGACCTCCAGAGCGAGCAGTTCCCGCAGTACGAGCTGACGAACTCCTACTTTGGCCAGCCATTCGTCTGGTGCATGCTGCACAACTTCGGTGGAACCCTTGGGATGTTCGGATCCGCCAAGTTGATTAATTCCGGCATAGAGGCAGCACGTCGATTGCCCAACAGCAGCATGGTGGGCACGGGCATCACGCCCGAGGGCATTGGTCAGAACTATGTGATGTATTCGTTTACGTTGGAGCGCGGGTGGAGTGATTCACCCTTGGATTTGGACAGTTGGTTCTCGCACTTCCCACATACACGTTATGGCGTCAAAGATGAGCGACTGGAGCAGGCTTGGTTACTCTTAAAGGACAGTGTGTACTCCTTCCGTGGTCTGCAGAAGATGCGGGGGCAGTATGTTGTGACCCGGAGGCCCTCCTTCAATCAGGAGCCCTTCACCTGGTACAATGCCAGCGAGGTTCTTGATGCCTGGCATCTCCTGCTCTCCGCCAGAGCCATTATCCCGCTGGAGGACGACCGTTACGACATGTACGAGCACGATCTGGTGGACATAACCAGGCAGTTCCTGCAGATCAATGCGGATCAGTTGTACATCAATCTGAGGTCGGCCTACCGAAAGCGCCAGGTGCCGCGATTTGAGTACCTGAGCGGAaagctgctgcagctgcttgACGACATGGAGCTGATCCTGGCCAGCGGCTATAACTTTCTTTTGGGCAACTGGCTGGAGCAGGCCAAACGAGCGGCACTCAATGATGAGGATCGCAGGAACTTTGAATTCAATGCCAGGAATCAAATAACCGCCTGGGGTCCCGATGGTCAGATACTGGACTACGCCTGCAAACAGTGGTCGGGATTGGTGAGGGATTACTACGCACCGCGTTGGAGTCTCTTCCTGGAGGATGTAAACGTGGCCCTCCATTCCCAGCAACCATTTAATGGCACCGCTTTTAAGCAAAAAGTCTCGCAGCGAATTGAATTGCCATTTAGCAACAAGACCGATATTTATCCTCTGGAACCAGTTGGCAATACCTGGCTCATTTCACAAAACATTTTCGAGACCTGGAAGGCATATTCAAAGGACACGCAATTCCTGCACAACAATCGACTGTCGGTGCCCAGAAAATTCGGTCCTAAATAG
- the Akap200 gene encoding A-kinase anchor protein 200 isoform X2, translated as MGKAQSKRSIDITTDPKKVGEGDEVAGKVEKIDVDQKTDAPAVNGDAATPKEGGDEAATGEKKETEEHSENDKDLTTEKSAAAAEGGDAAAVETAKGEEGSPKEGAAGEDITPLADESIKSKSKKDKVKKKWSFRSISFGKKDKQKPAKSEEAVSPTSGTTSPTTAEAEAAPAADGAAAEPAAATNGEADKPAENATAESSSEAASKDEAKPAENGSASEQEKQANGEAEKAAPAPATVVEEAAKPKPVEEPATVTATESNTTATATATVTATEEAAVKESSQPEPEVVTNGHGAGEALTNGSSNGHAESPVAETAPAADNIPSNNVDDEQPHQNGTNGTTTPPPTPVAVETEKGQQIEASNELIEAAVAAVAAETTTSSSQAEEEVVAAIIKAVSSELEAETETETEAEGFVVVAPVSTEIQVPDSTLPVEPVVEASQVETESVAQVPEVEIESVDQSVPEAQTEVSEVESESVLVETLSSSPPPPLPKSPPPSRVSAFVLSDEVIEEQVTPKTPEVNRDEIEQEAISIVAEITEQAAEIVTEKEKQEEDAKEQEEEESYPEVVEETVSLVEIEQTVSPVEVEEVKPIESEEVTAPSPTADVVQETIEDQATSDEEESVPVPAPTPIDPADVVSTVLEEENIAVMESVDSEVLKETISISSTEEISDEQAANENKAESILLEQPEPVEEEISEQEVLSEDAHSDNDKENENESDLVGKIISDLDAPVAKAGVDLLAELDVRPATDQEGESNNKVDLAKDLKEKNAAADVTTQEQLPVTCE; from the exons ATGGGTAAAGCTCAGAGCAAGCGTTCAATCGACATCACCACCGATCCCAAGAAGGTCGGCGAGGGCGATGAGGTGGCCGGCAAGGTGGAGAAGATTGATGTGGACCAGAAGACGGACGCACCGGCGGTGAATGGGGATGCTGCCACGCCCAAAGAGGGAGGCGATGAAGCGGCGACAGGAGAG AAAAAGGAAACGGAGGAGCATTCCGAGAACGACAAAGATCTGACCACCGAAAAGAGTGCCGCAGCTGCTGAGGGTGGCGATGCGGCCGCCGTTGAAACTGCCAAGGGTGAGGAGGGCTCCCCCAAGGAGGGCGCCGCTGGCGAGGACATCACCCCGCTGGCCGATGAAAGCATCAAGTCCAAGTCCAAGAAGGACAAGGTCAAAAAGAAGTGGTCCTTCCGCAGCATCTCCTTTGGCAAGAAGGATAAACAGAAGCCGGCCAAGTCGGAGGAGGCTGTCTCGCCCACCTCTGGCACAACGTCGCCCACGACGGCCGAAGCAGAAGCTGCTCCTGCCGCAGATGGTGCTGCCGCGGAGCCAGCGGCTGCCACAAATGGCGAGGCCGACAAGCCAGCTGAG AATGCCACTGCTGAGAGCAGCAGCGAGGCGGCGTCCAAGGATGAGGCCAAGCCCGCCGAGAACGGATCAGCGAGCGAGCAGGAGAAACAGGCCAACGGAGAAGCCGAAAAGGCGGCGCCAGCACCAGCCACAGTTGTTGAGGAAGCGGCAAAGCCCAAGCCCGTCGAGGAACCAGCCACAGTCACTGCCACCGAGTCGAACACCACTGCCACTGCCACCGCCACTGTAACTGCCACCGAAGAAGCTGCCGTAAAAGAGAGTTCCCAGCCAGAGCCCGAAGTGGTTACCAATGGACATGGAGCCGGAGAGGCGCTGACCAATGGATCAAGCAATGGACACGCCGAATCCCCGGTGGCCGAGACCGCACCAGCCGCTGACAACATTCCAAGCAACAACGTTGATGACGAGCAGCCGCACCAGAATGGCACCAATGGCACCACCACGCCCCCGCCCACTCCCGTGGCCGTTGAGACCGAGAAGGGACAGCAAATTGAG GCCAGCAACGAACTGATTGAagcagcagtagcagcagTGGCAGCAGAgaccaccaccagcagcagccaGGCGGAGGAGGAAGTTGTGGCGGCGATCATCAAGGCGGTTAGCAGCGAACTAGAAGCCGAGACGGAGACTGAGACGGAGGCCGAGGGATTCGTGGTTGTTGCTCCTGTGTCCACCGAAATCCAAGTCCCTGATTCCACTTTACCTGTTGAACCCGTTGTTGAAGCTTCCCAAGTGGAAACTGAATCGGTGGCTCAAGTTCCCGAAGTTGAAATTGAATCCGTGGATCAATCCGTTCCTGAAGCACAAACTGAAGTTTCCGAAGTTGAATCCGAATCCGTTCTTGTGGAGACTTTGAGCAGCAGTCCGCCGCCTCCATTGCCCAAATCCCCGCCTCCATCTCGTGTCTCCGCCTTTGTCCTGTCCGATGAAGTTATCGAGGAGCAGGTTACCCCAAAAACACCCGAAGTAAACCGCGATGAAATCGAACAGGAGGCCATCAGCATTGTGGCCGAGATCACCGAACAGGCGGCAGAAATTGTCACCGAAAAGGAGAAACAAGAAGAGGATGCCAAGGAGCAGGAGGAAGAGGAGTCGTATCCTGAAGTAGTTGAGGAGACTGTATCTCTGGTAGAAATTGAGCAGACTGTATCCCCGGTAGAAGTTGAGGAAGTCAAACCAATTGAAAGCGAAGAAGTCACGGCTCCCTCTCCAACGGCTGATGTTGTACAGGAAACCATTGAAGACCAAGCGACATCCGATGAAGAAGAATCTGTCCCAGTTCCTGCTCCCACTCCCATTGATCCTGCGGATGTAGTTTCCACCGTTTTGGAAGAGGAAAATATTGCAGTCATGGAATCTGTAGATTCCGAAGTTCTGAAGGAAACTATTAGCATCAGCTCCACTGAAGAAATTTCTGATGAGCAGGCGGCAAACGAAAATAAGGCTGAAAGCATCCTGTTGGAACAGCCAGAACCTGTTGAGGAGGAAATATCAGAGCAAGAAGTCCTATCCGAGGATGCGCATAGCGATAACGATAAGGAGAACGAAAACGAAAGCGACCTGGTGGGAAAAATCATTAGCGATCTGGATGCCCCGGTCGCCAAAGCTGGTGTCGATCTTCTGGCAGAGTTGGATGTGAGACCCGCGACGGATCAGGAGGGCGAGAGCAACAACAAG GTGGATCTCGCCAAGGATCTGAAGGAGAAGAATGCCGCGGCAGACGTTACAACACAGGAACAACTGCCCGTTACATGCGAATAA
- the LOC108021625 gene encoding uncharacterized protein — protein MGCITSSSKLNELRGHENVFRVRVAHLQPTPGTPIIRSGYLELTPRELIFQTPGCEPIVWALQHLRRYGLNADLFSFEAGRRCMSGPGIYNFRVHNAEQLYPMFQRYINAVNTDAFVQGERERVNSNHSVSANMGRTEGNNYLEPAPLMNRQLGNFHSEHSSANPSYTLQANDSQVDDSPPHLQSPVLIPSAYLDQPLRALPDCCLEGNSTDLLATPPSGNRLSMRRRTLDLPPLESAPAPAPVLSPNDAVHMYANVEALIFDLSNERCYENVNRLELPLLPREPTVSQEPATPTSLAGSSGVNYIVLDLDQPRSPSGAANSPKAINGFGSGLSLITTTAPAAVTAPVTPEAGTALDVPPPPVQTQSLNSVAAEVTEAPANKAKECSGTQGYSTIDFIRTYALNKSSTELPETVTHRQHPAHDAEELRITRHSKCIRKAYSISE, from the coding sequence ATGGGATGCATCACTAGCAGCAGCAAGCTGAACGAGCTGCGTGGTCATGAGAATGTGTTCCGAGTGCGCGTGGCCCACCTGCAGCCCACGCCGGGCACGCCCATCATCCGGAGCGGTTACCTGGAGCTGACGCCACGCGAACTGATCTTCCAGACGCCTGGCTGCGAACCCATCGTGTGGGCCCTGCAGCATCTCCGGCGCTATGGCCTCAATGCCGATCTCTTCTCCTTCGAAGCGGGTCGCCGGTGCATGTCCGGCCCAGGGATCTACAACTTCCGGGTGCACAACGCCGAGCAGCTGTACCCGATGTTCCAGCGCTACATCAATGCCGTTAACACGGATGCCTTTGTGCAGGGCGAACGGGAGAGAGTGAACTCCAACCATTCGGTGTCCGCGAACATGGGCAGAACGGAAGGCAATAACTATCTGGAACCAGCTCCCCTGATGAACCGCCAGCTGGGCAACTTCCACAGTGAGCACTCCAGCGCAAATCCATCGTACACGCTGCAAGCAAACGACTCGCAAGTGGATGACTCTCCACCCCATCTACAATCCCCAGTTCTGATACCCAGTGCCTATTTGGATCAGCCCTTGCGGGCTCTTCCGGATTGCTGTCTGGAAGGTAACTCAACGGATCTGCTGGCCACCCCGCCATCGGGGAATAGGTTGAGCATGCGGAGGCGTACGTTGGATCTGCCACCACTGGAATCTGCCCCAGCTCCAGCTCCCGTTTTGAGTCCCAACGATGCCGTGCACATGTACGCCAATGTGGAGGCGCTGATCTTCGATCTGAGCAACGAGCGATGCTATGAGAACGTTAACCGCTTGGAGCTGCCATTGCTGCCAAGGGAACCGACAGTCAGTCAGGAGCCGGCCACGCCTACCAGCTTAGCGGGCAGCAGCGGGGTAAACTATATAGTGCTCGATCTTGACCAGCCACGAAGTCCCTCGGGTGCGGCGAATTCGCCTAAAGCTATCAATGGTTTCGGCAGCGGCCTGTCGCTGATCACCACCACGGCACCAGCAGCTGTGACTGCTCCAGTTACTCCCGAAGCTGGTACAGCGCTGGACGTTCCCCCACCACCCGTTCAAACCCAAAGCCTGAACAGCGTTGCCGCCGAAGTGACAGAAGCCCCAGCTAATAAGGCGAAGGAATGCTCTGGAACGCAAGGCTATTCCACGATTGACTTTATCCGCACCTATGCGCTGAACAAGTCTTCGACCGAACTGCCGGAAACAGTGACCCATCGCCAGCATCCGGCGCACGATGCCGAGGAATTGAGGATCACCAGGCACAGCAAGTGCATACGGAAAGCCTACTCCATCAGCGAGTGA
- the Akap200 gene encoding A-kinase anchor protein 200 isoform X1: MGKAQSKRSIDITTDPKKVGEGDEVAGKVEKIDVDQKTDAPAVNGDAATPKEGGDEAATGEKKETEEHSENDKDLTTEKSAAAAEGGDAAAVETAKGEEGSPKEGAAGEDITPLADESIKSKSKKDKVKKKWSFRSISFGKKDKQKPAKSEEAVSPTSGTTSPTTAEAEAAPAADGAAAEPAAATNGEADKPAENATAESSSEAASKDEAKPAENGSASEQEKQANGEAEKAAPAPATVVEEAAKPKPVEEPATVTATESNTTATATATVTATEEAAVKESSQPEPEVVTNGHGAGEALTNGSSNGHAESPVAETAPAADNIPSNNVDDEQPHQNGTNGTTTPPPTPVAVETEKGQQIEVNNTANTRTDSTTQQHNSKNSTVNTSTTTTTKTTTEITENTALKQISTETSTVTETVVAAAELVQTQTILTKTTNTILPTSHTQASNELIEAAVAAVAAETTTSSSQAEEEVVAAIIKAVSSELEAETETETEAEGFVVVAPVSTEIQVPDSTLPVEPVVEASQVETESVAQVPEVEIESVDQSVPEAQTEVSEVESESVLVETLSSSPPPPLPKSPPPSRVSAFVLSDEVIEEQVTPKTPEVNRDEIEQEAISIVAEITEQAAEIVTEKEKQEEDAKEQEEEESYPEVVEETVSLVEIEQTVSPVEVEEVKPIESEEVTAPSPTADVVQETIEDQATSDEEESVPVPAPTPIDPADVVSTVLEEENIAVMESVDSEVLKETISISSTEEISDEQAANENKAESILLEQPEPVEEEISEQEVLSEDAHSDNDKENENESDLVGKIISDLDAPVAKAGVDLLAELDVRPATDQEGESNNKVDLAKDLKEKNAAADVTTQEQLPVTCE; encoded by the exons ATGGGTAAAGCTCAGAGCAAGCGTTCAATCGACATCACCACCGATCCCAAGAAGGTCGGCGAGGGCGATGAGGTGGCCGGCAAGGTGGAGAAGATTGATGTGGACCAGAAGACGGACGCACCGGCGGTGAATGGGGATGCTGCCACGCCCAAAGAGGGAGGCGATGAAGCGGCGACAGGAGAG AAAAAGGAAACGGAGGAGCATTCCGAGAACGACAAAGATCTGACCACCGAAAAGAGTGCCGCAGCTGCTGAGGGTGGCGATGCGGCCGCCGTTGAAACTGCCAAGGGTGAGGAGGGCTCCCCCAAGGAGGGCGCCGCTGGCGAGGACATCACCCCGCTGGCCGATGAAAGCATCAAGTCCAAGTCCAAGAAGGACAAGGTCAAAAAGAAGTGGTCCTTCCGCAGCATCTCCTTTGGCAAGAAGGATAAACAGAAGCCGGCCAAGTCGGAGGAGGCTGTCTCGCCCACCTCTGGCACAACGTCGCCCACGACGGCCGAAGCAGAAGCTGCTCCTGCCGCAGATGGTGCTGCCGCGGAGCCAGCGGCTGCCACAAATGGCGAGGCCGACAAGCCAGCTGAG AATGCCACTGCTGAGAGCAGCAGCGAGGCGGCGTCCAAGGATGAGGCCAAGCCCGCCGAGAACGGATCAGCGAGCGAGCAGGAGAAACAGGCCAACGGAGAAGCCGAAAAGGCGGCGCCAGCACCAGCCACAGTTGTTGAGGAAGCGGCAAAGCCCAAGCCCGTCGAGGAACCAGCCACAGTCACTGCCACCGAGTCGAACACCACTGCCACTGCCACCGCCACTGTAACTGCCACCGAAGAAGCTGCCGTAAAAGAGAGTTCCCAGCCAGAGCCCGAAGTGGTTACCAATGGACATGGAGCCGGAGAGGCGCTGACCAATGGATCAAGCAATGGACACGCCGAATCCCCGGTGGCCGAGACCGCACCAGCCGCTGACAACATTCCAAGCAACAACGTTGATGACGAGCAGCCGCACCAGAATGGCACCAATGGCACCACCACGCCCCCGCCCACTCCCGTGGCCGTTGAGACCGAGAAGGGACAGCAAATTGAGGTAAACAACACAGCAAACACAAGAACAGACAGCACCACACAACAACACAACAGCAAAAACTCCACTGTAAATACAagtacaacaacaacaactaaaACCACAACTGAAATCACAGAGAACACTGCACTAAAACAAATAAGTACCGAAACAAGCACTGTGACCGAGACCGTTGTAGCAGCCGCAGAGTTAGTTCAGACCCAAACAATCCTAACCAAAACAACCAACACGATCCTTCCCACCTCCCACACGCAGGCCAGCAACGAACTGATTGAagcagcagtagcagcagTGGCAGCAGAgaccaccaccagcagcagccaGGCGGAGGAGGAAGTTGTGGCGGCGATCATCAAGGCGGTTAGCAGCGAACTAGAAGCCGAGACGGAGACTGAGACGGAGGCCGAGGGATTCGTGGTTGTTGCTCCTGTGTCCACCGAAATCCAAGTCCCTGATTCCACTTTACCTGTTGAACCCGTTGTTGAAGCTTCCCAAGTGGAAACTGAATCGGTGGCTCAAGTTCCCGAAGTTGAAATTGAATCCGTGGATCAATCCGTTCCTGAAGCACAAACTGAAGTTTCCGAAGTTGAATCCGAATCCGTTCTTGTGGAGACTTTGAGCAGCAGTCCGCCGCCTCCATTGCCCAAATCCCCGCCTCCATCTCGTGTCTCCGCCTTTGTCCTGTCCGATGAAGTTATCGAGGAGCAGGTTACCCCAAAAACACCCGAAGTAAACCGCGATGAAATCGAACAGGAGGCCATCAGCATTGTGGCCGAGATCACCGAACAGGCGGCAGAAATTGTCACCGAAAAGGAGAAACAAGAAGAGGATGCCAAGGAGCAGGAGGAAGAGGAGTCGTATCCTGAAGTAGTTGAGGAGACTGTATCTCTGGTAGAAATTGAGCAGACTGTATCCCCGGTAGAAGTTGAGGAAGTCAAACCAATTGAAAGCGAAGAAGTCACGGCTCCCTCTCCAACGGCTGATGTTGTACAGGAAACCATTGAAGACCAAGCGACATCCGATGAAGAAGAATCTGTCCCAGTTCCTGCTCCCACTCCCATTGATCCTGCGGATGTAGTTTCCACCGTTTTGGAAGAGGAAAATATTGCAGTCATGGAATCTGTAGATTCCGAAGTTCTGAAGGAAACTATTAGCATCAGCTCCACTGAAGAAATTTCTGATGAGCAGGCGGCAAACGAAAATAAGGCTGAAAGCATCCTGTTGGAACAGCCAGAACCTGTTGAGGAGGAAATATCAGAGCAAGAAGTCCTATCCGAGGATGCGCATAGCGATAACGATAAGGAGAACGAAAACGAAAGCGACCTGGTGGGAAAAATCATTAGCGATCTGGATGCCCCGGTCGCCAAAGCTGGTGTCGATCTTCTGGCAGAGTTGGATGTGAGACCCGCGACGGATCAGGAGGGCGAGAGCAACAACAAG GTGGATCTCGCCAAGGATCTGAAGGAGAAGAATGCCGCGGCAGACGTTACAACACAGGAACAACTGCCCGTTACATGCGAATAA